The stretch of DNA CTTTAGATCACGATACTTGGTAAAATTGTGAGCCTTGAAAACAACACTTTCTGAGGCTAACATGTAGTCCTTGGTGCCGTCTGggttttctctttcaccGAATAATAAGGGTCTAATACCATTTGGATCTCTGAACCCAAAGAGCGCAAACCCGGCTAGTAAACCGACACAAGCATAACCACCACGACATAAACGATAAACACCTTCTAGAGCATGGAAGACATCTTCATTGTTAACTCTATACTTATTGTGCTTTTCCAACTCAGCAGCGAAAATATTTAATAATAACTCAGAATCACTGTCAGTGTTAATATGTCTATGAACATCCTCATCCATATATCTCTTTAACGACGCAGTGTTCACTAGGTTACCGTTATGTGCCAAGTTGATACCGTAAGGACTATTAACATAAAATGGTTGTGCTTCTGAGTTAGCCGAAGAACCGGCAGTAGGATATCTCAAGTGGGCAATACCCATGGAACCGGCAAGACCAGAAACACGCTGTTGAGTGAACACATCACGAGCCATACCATTACCTTTACATTGATAGATTCTACCACGAGAACCACAAGTGGCTATACCAGCTGCGTCTTGTCCACGGTGttgtaaaaaaatgcatCCATCACATAACTCCGGAGCTACTGGAGTGGTTTGGTTTGCTAATACAATACCTAAAATACCACACATCCTTCCTGCTCTGCTATTTGCTGTATTCCTGTTTTCGCTTAACTTGTTATAATGAAATCTACTTTCAAGACGAAGTCTTCCCAACTATAACTTAAAAATGAAGTGAACTGTACGGTTActgttgaaatttttccaaatgaaaaaaaaaaggagaaataATTACCTTCACTTGGCAATAAAATCCGAAAAGTAGTGAATCTATTAGTAAATTAATAAGTAAGCAAACTTTAAATACACCTCAACCTTTGCCATTTGCCACTTGAGCAGTCATTCGCATTCATGATTCTAggatttatttttattattcatCTTTGTTCTAACTCTGTTCTGCCATTCTCGGCCAGGAAGAGTCAATCCATCGGTTCATTGAAAAACCGCGGAGAACAATtataacttttctttttatatctGAAAGTTCTCTAAAGAACTTATTATGTATACTTTAATACTTACAAATGAGTGTTTATAGTGCTTATTCGTCTTTaagttcattttctaaATGATCTAGATCTTCTTGTATGGTCCATAATTCGCGGTACAACGAATTTGGCGTCGCCAAAAGTTCAAGATGCTTACCTTCCTCCCTTACTCTTCCGTTGTCAAGGACAATGATCTTGTCCGCATCCGCAATGGTCCTCAATCTATGTGCGATATAGACACTTGTTCTCGAACCAGACGTAAAATTACTTCTAATAGTACGTAATAGGGCTTGCTCTGTGTGTGTATCCAACGCACTTGTGGCCTCATCAAAAAACATGATCtttgcatttttcaatagtaCCCTTGCGATTGCCAGCCTTTGCTTTTCACCACCGCTAATCATCAACCCTCTCTCGCCTACGATAGTGTCAAATCCCTGTGGgagtttttttattaaaggCGCTAATTGAGCTTTCTCTACAACAGTCATCACTTCTTCGTCCGTTGCGTCAATACGGCCAAATTTCACATTTTCCCAGATGGTGTCGTTGAAAAGTGGTGTGTCTTGTGGTACTACACCGATCACCTTTCTTAATGCATTTATGTCATATTCCCTGATGTCGCGACCGTTTATAAGGATCCTTCCACTTTCAGGATCATAAAATCTGAAGACTAACTTCAAAATTGTGGATTTACCACTGCCTGATGACCCAACTATTGCCGTTTTCCAGCCTGCTGGGATAGTGAAGCTAGCattctttaaaatcttTCTATCCGGATGATACCCAAACGTGACGTTCTCAAAAGTAATGTCGTAAGGTACATGTTCTGGTAGCATTAAAGGGCGTTCTGCATTCTTTATTTTAACCTCATTTCTCCTTAACTTGAACAAAGTTTCCATATCAATTAAAGACTGCTTCAAATCTCTGTAAACACTACCCAGGAAATTTAGCGGCACCGATAGCTGAAAAACCAACTGATTGATTAATACCAAGTCACCTACTGTCAAGTTTCCACCAATAACACCAGTACAGCCCATATACATCATAGCTGTTAAGGCAGTAGTAAAAATCAAGTTTTGACCGGAGTTCAAAAAGGCTAGCGATTGTGATACCTTGATTTGAGAGTCTCGATAGCTAATCAATGAACTATTGTACTTATCTGAGAGGTATTTCTCATTATTAAAGTATTTCACCGCCTCAAAATTAATCAAAGAGTCTAACGCCACACTGGCAGCTTTATTATCGGCCTTGTTAGCGTCTCTTCTAAATTTCGTTCTCCATGCTGTTGTCTTTATAGTGAACATGGAGTACAAAAGCATTGTACTAAATGTTATGGCAGCAAATGACGCACCAAATTGATACGTCAAGATCCCACAAACTACagatatttcaaaactgATCGGAATAATATGAAATACCATGGCAGTTAGGACTTGAGATATACCTTTTGTACCTCTATCCATAGCTCTCGTTAAACCACCAGTTTGTCTACTCAAATGCCAACCCAAATCCAACTTCATAAGGTGCTGGAAAGTTTGCAGTGATACGGTTCTGATAGCATTTTGCGCTACCCTAGCAAAAACAGCGTTTCTTAACTCACCAAATAAAACAGAACCAAACCTTGCGACACCGTAGCAGAGAATGGTTAATCCAATAGCTGCAGGAAGCGCAACTGTAGGATCGTCCCATGCTATATTCATTGAATCAATGGTTTgcttaaaaaaaaaaggcacCTGAACGTTTAAAATTTTCGCAGATATCAACAGTCCAAGTGCAACCAACACCCTTACTCTTACTTTATTGTTCTCTTTAGGCCAAATATAACGAAAAAGATCtttcaagattttcaaCTCTGAGAGAGTTGGGGCCTTGCTGACCTTTTTTACCTGGGCTTTCACCTTTAAAGCTGAGGGGGGAAGCCCAATCGACTCTTTGTGACTTGGATCCTTTTGTGCTTGGTTCCATAAATTTCCGACtgaattgaataataaaGGCCTCTGGGTTGATAACCTTGATACAGACAATATAATTGGTGAACGGCTCCGTATTAAACCGGATCCGAGTTTCGATCTTATTATTTGCCCAATCGCTGGAGACTTTGGAAGAAGCAGCATTCGTGGGTTTGAACAGGATCTACAAATAACCTTTAATCTATGTTACACTGTTGTGACTATCGAAGTTGTAGTTTTTACCATGTAGATTGATATGCTTGTGATTAGTAATGTAGGAAGTCATCGGAAAGCCCTCGCGTCCTCTTTCGTGAAATTCCACGTGACTAAATGTAGTTCAAGGGCACCCATAGGTCAATGATTTTGCCATCTTACTTTTGCTAATAGGGAAAGGTGTGCTAAATATGAATGGTTAGAGTAATAATGCAGGGCTTCTTTAGTATGCCCCTTTTCGCTGCTTTGAAATAAGGTAAATATTCATTTTGGATATCATTCCTCATCCTCTGTACAGAAGATTGCAACTAAACCAGTAATAAATCCCAATAAATCAATTTGATAATtatattgtcattttaATAGTTATTTCGAAAGAATATAGATGAGTGTAGCAAGATACGGTTTACATAAATATACAGAAAAGTAAAGTAGTACGTTTGCATTTTTCACTTGGATAAATTTTTAATCTCCTCTTCGCACTTAGTAATAACTGCATTACTAGCATTAATCTTACCAGATAAATAGTCCAGTCTACTcttgaaaagtttttgatCCGGAACTTTTCCCAAGGGCtttaattcttcttccCACTTTTTGATTCGTCCGGTTTCAAAACCTACAACCTTTAGTAAGTAACGCGTTTTTAGCACTTTCGCAAGTTCCGGATCGTTAATTAAGTATGTGAATGCAGCTCTGTACAGCGGTTTGGCAGGTCTGATCTCCTGCAAAACACCCCTATCTCTAGACACAGTAATTAATCCATTATTTTCTAATTCCATGATTCCCGTCTCTGGTGCTGCTTTAAATAATGGCTTATTGACTATTTCATGGAAAGGGATGACTGGGTTGGAACTCAATAATTCGATCAGTTCCCAAGCTTGTGCACTTTTGTTACTGTCGATTTTGTCGCTCAAAAACATTTGAGTTATTTGTTCGGAAGCTTGTTCAATCATCTTGTCCAATGCTTCCGAAGGCTCTTCTCCTGACTTCACTCTTCTTACGAATGCTTGCAAATCTAGCATCCTACCGCCCAATGGCTCCAAAGAGGCATCAATTTCTTGCagttccttttcatttaaaatCACTTCTGCTTTTTTCATACTCGAATCCACGTCGTTATCAgaatttttatcttcagtGGTCTCCTCTTCTCCCTCTGCTTGCTTTTCGTTTTCGGCCTTGACCTtcttgttgtaatataagTAATCTTCCAGTTGAGACAATACATAATTccttgaattttctttagaTGCATCGGATAGaattaaatttttgaacaCTTGATTAGGTAACGATTCGCTTAATCTTTGATTGGATGCAACAGTTTCAGTCAAGAAAATCACGTGTGCAATATTCATCTGAACTAACATGGCTGCCCAATCTGATAATTCCTTGTACACAAAGCCATTAATCTCAGACTTGCCTTCAAATCTATCTATGACGATAACAGGTTTAGCTTCCGGGTGTTGTTGTAAataatcttcttctttgacaTTTACCATTCCGTCGCTGGTGGAAACAAAAGCCTTGTAATTCTTAAGAGCGATACGTCTAATGGACATCAAAGAAGTGGTCAACATGTTTCTGAATTGAGATTCCTTCGTCTCAGACAGCCCTGTTTTCTGCCCTGTTAAACCTTGCACGGTCAAATCAAGCACACCAGTAACAGAATCAATCCATGGGAAAATTGGGAAATAACCCAATTGACTAGCGGCATTTCTTAAGAACTTAGGATCTGTTCTCGACTTGATCAATTTATCACAGTCTAGATATAGAACATTTGTTCTGTTCTGTAAAGTGTGTTGCATGACCAGATCATGCTTCCCTGAGCCTCTCGGCCCTCTTATAACCACAAACgtgttgttgttttcctCAAGCCACATTTTTAAATcatttactttttctattctttcCTCCCACAAATGCTTTCTTTGATGATTGTCATCAGGACCGCCCCAATAGTACTTGATAGAAGTCATGGTGGATGAAGTTAGCGTTTTCAGTTGTTTCCAAAACTTGTTATCCCATGACAAAGAATACTTATGAGTAATCTTTTGTTCAATCGAAAATTCTCTTATAGGATCAAACACTAAAACAGCAAAAATCGAAAGCAGGGCAAATAAAACTGGAATGGCAATTCTTGTATGGTTGGTAAAAAAGTTACTGATTATATGGCCCCTTATGATATTTTCGTATTGTATGTGTAAGACAGTATTATGAATCTCAATACCAGAAACGCAATTCTTCGCAGAAATAGCACCACGGAATGAACGATATCTGACCCTTGCAACGTTGTTGCTAGCAGCAGTGGGAGggaaaatatcaatgatTGTTCCGTATCTTCTgaacaaagaataaattTCCTCCTCTGTTAAAGCGGGTCCCTGAAATTTGATCACTATGATGGTGCTTGGCAGCCTTCTTAGATCTTCGATCCAAGGTGAACCCTTTACTGGAAAAGCAGACGCACGAGTGAAGTAAGAGAGTAAGTTTTTAGAAGATTCTCTGGCCGTATTCTGCTGGATCAAAGAATTTACCTGAGCTTTTGTATACTTGGGTGGAACAACAAATGTGGCAAACACACCCCCGTCTCTTTTCACAGGAATGGTGGACTTCAATTCTAGCCCATAGATGGGGTTATTTGGTGGACTGGCCAAATTTCTTATCTTCTCTCTAACTGCATCCCGTGATTGGTTTCTTAGTAACAGATTGTACCATAAAGTTGGATTCCAAACCGACGTGGCTCTCGCGTAAACATTATCAAAGTACATCAGcgtttcttcatctgatTTGTGAATGACACCGGTGTCGGTAGCAGTGTTCGATTCACCTGCCTGCTGATCCTTTTGCTGGATTTCACTAGACACATGTCTCACCGTAGATTGAGCATTTATCATGTTTCTTAGTCTATATTTGCCCTGGAGGATGCCTATTCCTCTAGCCAGACATGGCACTTGGATCTTGCTCAAATTCAGCGAAGCCGTTCGTACTAACAGCATAGTATTAATATGCCAAAATGAACTCGTTATATAATGGTTTTCCTTCTTGCCAAACTAAAGTCTGCCTTCAATCTTCTCCAATGTAGTGTAGTTCTTAACTCCCTtatacttttcaaaattaggTCATTTCAATTCCTATtaaatatcaagaaaatattagGGTCTGCGTTTTTCGACCCTCAACGTTCTAGGGCGGCAACAGAATATTTATAGGGCTAG from Saccharomyces mikatae IFO 1815 strain IFO1815 genome assembly, chromosome: 13 encodes:
- the ATM1 gene encoding ATP-binding cassette Fe/S cluster precursor transporter ATM1 (similar to Saccharomyces cerevisiae ATM1 (YMR301C); ancestral locus Anc_5.20), whose product is MLLLPKSPAIGQIIRSKLGSGLIRSRSPIILSVSRLSTQRPLLFNSVGNLWNQAQKDPSHKESIGLPPSALKVKAQVKKVSKAPTLSELKILKDLFRYIWPKENNKVRVRVLVALGLLISAKILNVQVPFFFKQTIDSMNIAWDDPTVALPAAIGLTILCYGVARFGSVLFGELRNAVFARVAQNAIRTVSLQTFQHLMKLDLGWHLSRQTGGLTRAMDRGTKGISQVLTAMVFHIIPISFEISVVCGILTYQFGASFAAITFSTMLLYSMFTIKTTAWRTKFRRDANKADNKAASVALDSLINFEAVKYFNNEKYLSDKYNSSLISYRDSQIKVSQSLAFLNSGQNLIFTTALTAMMYMGCTGVIGGNLTVGDLVLINQLVFQLSVPLNFLGSVYRDLKQSLIDMETLFKLRRNEVKIKNAERPLMLPEHVPYDITFENVTFGYHPDRKILKNASFTIPAGWKTAIVGSSGSGKSTILKLVFRFYDPESGRILINGRDIREYDINALRKVIGVVPQDTPLFNDTIWENVKFGRIDATDEEVMTVVEKAQLAPLIKKLPQGFDTIVGERGLMISGGEKQRLAIARVLLKNAKIMFFDEATSALDTHTEQALLRTIRSNFTSGSRTSVYIAHRLRTIADADKIIVLDNGRVREEGKHLELLATPNSLYRELWTIQEDLDHLENELKDE
- the YME2 gene encoding Yme2p (similar to Saccharomyces cerevisiae YME2 (YMR302C); ancestral locus Anc_5.19) encodes the protein MLLVRTASLNLSKIQVPCLARGIGILQGKYRLRNMINAQSTVRHVSSEIQQKDQQAGESNTATDTGVIHKSDEETLMYFDNVYARATSVWNPTLWYNLLLRNQSRDAVREKIRNLASPPNNPIYGLELKSTIPVKRDGGVFATFVVPPKYTKAQVNSLIQQNTARESSKNLLSYFTRASAFPVKGSPWIEDLRRLPSTIIVIKFQGPALTEEEIYSLFRRYGTIIDIFPPTAASNNVARVRYRSFRGAISAKNCVSGIEIHNTVLHIQYENIIRGHIISNFFTNHTRIAIPVLFALLSIFAVLVFDPIREFSIEQKITHKYSLSWDNKFWKQLKTLTSSTMTSIKYYWGGPDDNHQRKHLWEERIEKVNDLKMWLEENNNTFVVIRGPRGSGKHDLVMQHTLQNRTNVLYLDCDKLIKSRTDPKFLRNAASQLGYFPIFPWIDSVTGVLDLTVQGLTGQKTGLSETKESQFRNMLTTSLMSIRRIALKNYKAFVSTSDGMVNVKEEDYLQQHPEAKPVIVIDRFEGKSEINGFVYKELSDWAAMLVQMNIAHVIFLTETVASNQRLSESLPNQVFKNLILSDASKENSRNYVLSQLEDYLYYNKKVKAENEKQAEGEEETTEDKNSDNDVDSSMKKAEVILNEKELQEIDASLEPLGGRMLDLQAFVRRVKSGEEPSEALDKMIEQASEQITQMFLSDKIDSNKSAQAWELIELLSSNPVIPFHEIVNKPLFKAAPETGIMELENNGLITVSRDRGVLQEIRPAKPLYRAAFTYLINDPELAKVLKTRYLLKVVGFETGRIKKWEEELKPLGKVPDQKLFKSRLDYLSGKINASNAVITKCEEEIKNLSK